One genomic window of Cottoperca gobio chromosome 10, fCotGob3.1, whole genome shotgun sequence includes the following:
- the LOC115014996 gene encoding rho guanine nucleotide exchange factor 37-like, producing MSLLTEDMKDMKDMKDMKDMKDMKEATVLRFLTCKTEEFDLDLDGEKAPICYQEITTALRQWILPTFEKRMRTLIHKPLCALRDLLVGPRNLIRKRLDKLLDYEVIEAKSNLSYEEQDVANTYRTMNTLLLNELPQFNGLALQMIWSMLGTFSCLHKDLASDMEQLFQSFAQQLPQSSLNPSAFWEWAESAVLEGARRMETLCRSVEDTLNAPFVQPLSPSSQRRLKQLTDKHGSGKIYQVMVTVVGSRDLDLNLARGELVAIISEADTRGDKRRWLVDAGGRRGYAPSSKLIRYHQPTEDPPPSPHLTLPDGVTGIRRHSYTPESRTLTVMSQPCFQVLAAYDFTARGNHEVSMRSGEPVRVLEAHDKRGNPEWSLVQASGGSRGYVPSNYLTIMPMGTGPAGTHKPYC from the exons ATGTCTCTGCTTACTGAGGACATGAAGGACATGAAGGACATGAAGGACATGAAGGACATGAAGGACATGAAGGAAGCGACGGTGCTG CGCTTCCTGACCTGCAAAACAGAGGAATTTGATTTAGATTTGGATGGAGAGAAGGCGCCTATTTGCTATCAGGAGATCACTACTGCTCTCAGGCAGTGGATTCTTCCTACATTT gagaagaggatgaggacgTTAATCCACAAGCCGCTGTGTGCTCTCCGTGACCTCCTGGTGGGCCCGAGGAACCTGATCAGGAAAAGGCTGGACAAGCTGCTCGACTACGAAGTGATAGAAGCCAAATCCAATCTGAGCTACGAGGAGCAGGATGTGGCCAACACgtacag GACAATGAACACGTTGCTTCTCAATGAGCTTCCTCAGTTCAATGGTTTGGCTCTGCAGATGATCTGGAGCATGTTGGGCACGTTCAGCTGTCTGCACAAAGACCTCGCCTCAGACATGGAGCAGCTGTTCCAGAGCTTTGCACAACAG CTCCCTCAGAGCTCTCTCAACCCCAGTGCATTCTGGGAGTGGGCAGAGTCTGCAGTGCTTGAAGGAGCGAGGAGGATGGAGACTCTGTGTCGAAGTGTAGAGGACACGCTCAATGCACCGTTCGTCCAG CCTCTGAGTCCGTCCTCTCAGCGGCGCCTGAAGCAGCTCACAGATAAACACGGTTCTGGAAAGATCTACCAAGTGATGGTGACGGTGGTGGGCAGCCGGGACCTGGACCTGAACCTGGCCAGAGGCGAGCTGGTGGCCATCATCAGTGAGGCAGACACCCGCGGAGACAAACGAAGATGGCTGGTCGACGCAGGAG GCAGGCGAGGGTACGCTCCTTCCTCGAAGCTGATTCGTTATCACCAGCCAACAGAGGACCCGCCCCCTTCGCCACACCTGACCCTTCCTGATGGCGTGACGGGAATCAGAAGACACTCCTACACCCCAGAGAGCCGAACACTGACAGTCATGAGCCAGCCGTGCTTCCAG GTGTTGGCAGCATATGACTTCACAGCGAGAGGAAACCATGAGGTTTCGATGCGGTCCGGCGAGCCGGTTCGTGTCCTGGAGGCCCACGACAAACGAGGGAATCCTGAATGGAGTCTGGTGCAGGCGAGCGGTGGGAGCAGAGGCTACGTGCCCTCCAACTACCTCACTATCATGCCTATGGGGACTGGGCCAGCTGGCACACACAAGCCCTACTGCtaa